In the genome of Candidatus Dormiibacterota bacterium, the window GCGTTGCGCGGCCTTATGGGCCGGCTGAACGAGCAGCCATGGCTGACCTGGTCCTGCCCGACTGGCTGGTGTTCCGGCCCCGCCTCTTCCCCAGCTCCAACTTCGCCTGGTTGGCCGGTCCCCGGCCAGTCCTGGTCGACAGCGGGTTTGGCAGCGACCTGGACGCGACCCTCGGCCTGGTGCCGGACGAGCCCGCACCGGCTTCAACACGCATTGGCACTCCGACCATGTGGGCGGCAACGCGGGACGGCCTTCCACGGCTGCCGGCGCGTCTTCGGCTTCGCACTCATGATCCATGGCGGGTTCGCCCGCTCGGAGGTGCTTCCATACCTGCTGGCTCGGCGCTGGGTCCACGACTTCGGCCCGCTGGGAGCGCGACTGCCTGATCTCATCCGTCCCCACACACCCCGGTTCTCGGTGTAGGCGGTTAGCGCCCGAAACTTGTTCTCGAAAGGTAGCTGCTGTCGGGCTGCAGGATCGTTCAAGACGACGGTCCTCTACACCCCCTAGCATCCAAGCGATGAGCCCCTATGCTTCCGTGGTCGGGCTTCAGCCACGTCAGATTTGGGACGGCGTAGTCGCCCGCCCTTTGCACGGCGCGGGGATCAGCGTCGGGATCCTCGGGTTCGAACCAATGACGCAAGTGGCCGAGTCACGACAACGAGCAATTGGGACTCGACCTCAAGGGGTCGATCACAATGGTCATCGACGGCGAACGTCGAGATCTGCAGGTCGGCGGCATGTACTCGATCGGAGGTGGGGTTCCTGACTCTGGGGAAGCAGGGCCGGACGGCGCGACGGTCCTGGATGTGTTTCACGGTCTGCATGGCCTGCCGTCGGACGGCGCTCGGATGATTCCGGAGTCGGATGTCGTGCTCGTTATCAGAGACCACGGCAGCGTCCACGCTGGTAGTTCAAAGGGAGAACTGGTCCTTGGGACGAGGAGTCGCGCAGTTCGTACGGCAGCCCGAAACGAAATAGAGGAGGAGCGATTCATGGCAAAGACGGTCGGACCTTTCAGCCCATGGCGTCGGATTGGAGACACGATCGCCACGTCCGGTCAGATCGGCCTGGGCGACGACGGGAAGGTGGTCGAGGGCGGCTTCGGGCCCGAGCTCGAGCAGACGCTCCGCAACCTCAGCAATGTCCTCGCCGACGCCGGTGTTACAAGACAGCAGGTCATCAAAGTCAATGTGTACCTGGCTGACCTCGCGGACTGGTCGGCCCTCAATGGTCCCTACGCTGAGTTCTTTGGCTCTTTGCTCCCAGCACGGACCGCCTTCGCGACGTCCGCGCTCCCGCTCGGTGCCCGGGTCGAGATTGAGGCCTGGGCCGTCGTCGAGGAGACTCGATGAGCGAGGCCCCAATCAAGTCGATTCCGGTCGCATGATCGTTCAAGACAGTCGATAGCGAGAACTACTACGGTCCGATGTATGACACAACGGCCCTATGCGAATGGCCAAAACGGGAGCGGTGAATGAGTACCTATGTCTCGGTCGCCGGACTCCAGCCACATCAGATTTAGGGCGGCGTGGTCGCACGCCCTCTTCACGGCGAGAGTCTCACTGTCGGGATACTCGACTTCGAACCGCTCACATGACTGCATCTGATCTGGCTGACGCGTACGACGCGGTGATGGCCGACGTCACTGCACGAAGAAGGCGGGCGGCCATTCACGAGATCCAGCAGCGCTGCTGCTTTCTTCGTCATCGCTTCTTCCCCCCGAAGAAGGGCATGGCGGCGGCCTGCCTCATCCACGAGGCCGCCAGGCGCTCGTCGAGATCGTCCACGGATGCCAGCTCGACGCCCCGCGTGGACTTGCCCATCCCGACGGGAGTCACCGGCGGTTCCGGGTCGAGCTCGGTGCCGCGTATGAACATCAATTTCACATGGCCGACGAAGGCGCCGGACGAGAAGCACCAGCCCCCGCCCACACCGTAGTACGCCATACCCCACTTCACCGCACGCCGGAGGTCCGATAGCTGCTCGGCCGCCAGGGCATCGATGCGCTCGGCGATGCCGCGCTGCGGCTGCGGCAAGCTGGCGATGTAGGCGAACACGGGCCCGTCGCCTTCCGCGGCCTTCGCGGGGCTTGCCTTGCCCGTCATGGCGACCAGCAGCTTGGCGGTCTTGGCGTTGGCAGTCTTGGCAGA includes:
- a CDS encoding RidA family protein; amino-acid sequence: MAKTVGPFSPWRRIGDTIATSGQIGLGDDGKVVEGGFGPELEQTLRNLSNVLADAGVTRQQVIKVNVYLADLADWSALNGPYAEFFGSLLPARTAFATSALPLGARVEIEAWAVVEETR
- a CDS encoding DUF1801 domain-containing protein, with the protein product MKSSRTSAKTANAKTAKLLVAMTGKASPAKAAEGDGPVFAYIASLPQPQRGIAERIDALAAEQLSDLRRAVKWGMAYYGVGGGWCFSSGAFVGHVKLMFIRGTELDPEPPVTPVGMGKSTRGVELASVDDLDERLAASWMRQAAAMPFFGGKKR